From the genome of Verrucomicrobiia bacterium, one region includes:
- a CDS encoding TonB-dependent receptor yields MIRVTIRSIGNRARAAQISQVCAGALIAAFAAFHLTGASAAPSEPALAGTVLTVEGTVEIARTGETQWTAVSTNVTLGFGDSLRTASQSRATVRLSDLSVIRVNEKTVLEIRPQDTGNGSRLDLQTGSTYFFHRSKPASVEFQTPLISGAIRGTEFNLSAETNSGPTTVTLIEGQVALNNSHGQLVLNSGEQGTVDPGQAPRKTAVINAINIIQWSLYYPAVLDPDEIGLSDAEKSAQSYSLAAYRSGDLLAALKEYPKSAPTSDALRVQHAALLLSVGQVDETEAALKDVPASASSLALREVIAAVKHQEFSRSSAPQTASEWLAESYYQQSRSQLKPALAAARSAVAKSPKFGFAWVRVAELEFSLGHADAAKTALDRGLELSPRNAQALTLKGFILASQNRTREAAASFDDAISTDGALANAWLGRGLCRIHEGHVEAGRNDIQVAATLEPNRAELRNYLGKAWIETHDPKHAEKELALAKQFDPADPTPWLYSALLNFDYNQDNQAIHDLEKSKELNNNRSVFRSKLLLDQDQAVRGANLAKIYQDDGMFDVSVRESAQAVDNDYANYSAHLFLANSYDALRDPKRINLRYETPWFSQLLVADLLAPVGGVSLSQNVSQQEYSRLFDGDHVGVYNDTQYTSRGDWLETASVYGNVDNTGFSLDVFHQTENGFRANNDLQDNEFTAKFKQQITPQDSVFLEVSTQNTHSGDLNQYYSQSQAISNLRVSEEQEPNLFIGYHREWAPGVHTLILAGRLQDDFSLNSPTNNTPFISTGAVPIPGFSLQPFPFTFQSELVAYTAELQQIFQTDSQTLVLGARYQTGDLQNMSALTNTLQIPAMSINQSLDAQLKRVTGYGYYSYRVVDPLLLTAALNYDHLEYPDNDERPPIAGTETSKDQVSPKLGFRWTPLEHSTFRGAWTRSLGGVFYDTSVRLEPTEIAGFNDAFRSILPESIAGLVPGSRFETYDLAFDQELPATRTYFSVVAELLKSTGETGDGAIRRTGPINPMPFELNERLDYADRSLSVIVNQLLGDEFAVGASYRIDLAKLDNQFLGTAIANPQTKATLQQVNLYALFNHRCGFFSKVEAVWSAQSNSGYTPDIPGDDFVQVNAFAGYRLPRRLAEMQVGVLNIGNRDYNLNPLTLYTELPRERTFVAEFKFNF; encoded by the coding sequence ATGATACGTGTAACAATTCGCAGTATTGGGAATCGCGCGCGGGCAGCACAGATTTCGCAAGTTTGCGCCGGCGCATTGATCGCCGCCTTCGCCGCTTTTCACCTGACTGGCGCTTCCGCCGCTCCGAGCGAACCCGCTTTGGCCGGCACGGTTCTCACGGTCGAAGGCACGGTCGAGATCGCCCGCACGGGTGAAACCCAATGGACCGCAGTCAGCACGAATGTCACGCTCGGCTTCGGCGATAGTCTCCGCACCGCCTCTCAGAGCCGCGCCACCGTCCGCCTTTCCGACCTCAGCGTGATTCGCGTGAATGAAAAAACCGTGCTCGAAATTCGCCCGCAGGATACCGGCAATGGTTCGCGCCTCGATCTGCAAACCGGCTCCACTTACTTTTTCCATCGCTCAAAACCCGCGAGCGTGGAATTTCAAACGCCTTTGATCTCCGGCGCGATTCGCGGCACGGAATTCAATCTCTCCGCCGAAACCAATTCCGGCCCGACTACCGTTACGCTCATCGAGGGCCAGGTCGCGCTGAACAATTCCCACGGCCAGCTTGTTTTGAATAGCGGCGAGCAGGGCACGGTGGATCCCGGCCAGGCGCCGCGCAAGACCGCCGTCATCAATGCCATCAATATTATCCAATGGTCGTTGTATTATCCCGCCGTGCTCGACCCGGATGAGATCGGTTTGTCTGATGCCGAAAAATCCGCGCAGAGTTATTCTCTCGCTGCTTATCGCTCCGGCGATCTGCTGGCCGCATTGAAAGAATATCCCAAGAGTGCGCCGACTTCCGATGCGTTGCGCGTGCAACACGCGGCGTTGTTATTGTCGGTCGGGCAAGTGGACGAGACGGAAGCGGCGTTGAAAGATGTGCCAGCCTCGGCCTCCAGCCTCGCGTTGCGTGAAGTCATCGCGGCAGTGAAGCATCAGGAATTTTCCCGCAGCAGCGCACCTCAAACGGCCAGCGAATGGCTCGCGGAATCGTATTATCAACAGTCGCGTTCGCAGTTGAAACCGGCGCTTGCCGCCGCGCGTTCCGCTGTCGCGAAATCGCCGAAGTTCGGTTTTGCGTGGGTGCGCGTCGCGGAATTGGAATTCAGCCTTGGCCACGCGGACGCCGCAAAAACCGCGCTTGATCGCGGCCTCGAACTTTCCCCGCGCAATGCCCAGGCGCTCACGCTCAAGGGTTTTATTCTCGCCTCGCAAAATCGCACGCGCGAAGCCGCCGCGAGTTTTGACGATGCCATTTCCACCGATGGCGCGCTCGCCAATGCGTGGCTCGGCCGCGGCTTGTGCCGGATTCACGAAGGTCACGTCGAAGCCGGACGCAATGACATTCAGGTCGCCGCGACGCTTGAGCCAAACCGCGCGGAACTGCGCAATTATCTCGGCAAAGCGTGGATTGAAACTCACGACCCCAAACACGCCGAAAAAGAATTGGCGCTCGCAAAACAATTTGATCCCGCCGACCCGACACCGTGGTTGTATTCAGCCTTGCTGAATTTCGATTACAACCAGGACAATCAGGCGATTCACGATTTGGAAAAATCCAAGGAGTTGAACAATAACCGCAGCGTGTTCCGCTCGAAGCTGCTGCTCGACCAGGACCAGGCGGTGCGCGGCGCGAACCTTGCGAAGATTTATCAGGACGACGGCATGTTCGACGTGAGCGTGCGCGAATCCGCGCAGGCCGTGGACAACGACTACGCGAATTATTCCGCGCATCTTTTTCTCGCGAACAGTTACGACGCCCTCCGCGATCCCAAGCGCATCAATCTCCGTTACGAAACGCCGTGGTTCAGCCAGTTACTCGTCGCGGATTTGCTCGCGCCGGTCGGCGGCGTGTCGCTCTCGCAAAATGTTTCGCAACAGGAATACTCACGCCTCTTTGATGGCGACCACGTCGGCGTCTATAACGACACGCAATACACCAGCCGCGGTGACTGGCTGGAGACAGCGTCGGTTTATGGCAACGTGGACAACACCGGTTTCTCGCTCGATGTTTTTCACCAAACCGAAAACGGTTTTCGCGCAAACAATGATCTTCAGGACAATGAATTCACCGCGAAATTCAAACAACAGATCACGCCGCAGGATTCAGTGTTCCTCGAAGTCTCCACACAGAACACGCACTCGGGTGATTTGAACCAGTATTATTCGCAATCCCAGGCGATCTCGAACTTGCGGGTGTCCGAGGAGCAGGAACCGAATTTGTTCATCGGTTATCATCGCGAGTGGGCGCCGGGCGTTCACACGCTGATACTCGCCGGACGTTTGCAGGATGATTTTTCGTTGAACAGCCCGACGAATAACACGCCTTTCATCAGCACCGGCGCGGTGCCGATCCCCGGTTTCTCGCTGCAACCTTTTCCGTTCACTTTCCAAAGCGAACTCGTCGCCTACACCGCGGAGCTTCAACAAATATTCCAGACCGATTCGCAAACGCTCGTGCTCGGCGCGCGCTATCAGACCGGTGATTTGCAAAACATGTCCGCGCTCACGAACACGCTGCAAATTCCCGCAATGTCCATCAACCAATCGCTGGACGCGCAACTCAAACGTGTGACGGGTTACGGGTATTATTCGTATCGCGTTGTGGACCCGCTGCTGCTCACCGCCGCGTTGAATTATGATCATCTTGAGTATCCTGATAATGACGAACGTCCCCCCATCGCGGGCACGGAGACGAGCAAAGACCAAGTCTCGCCCAAGCTCGGATTCCGCTGGACGCCGCTCGAACACTCCACTTTCCGTGGCGCATGGACGCGTTCGCTCGGCGGCGTGTTTTACGATACCAGCGTGCGCCTGGAGCCGACGGAAATCGCCGGATTCAACGACGCCTTCCGCAGCATTCTCCCCGAATCCATCGCGGGGCTCGTGCCCGGTTCGCGCTTTGAAACTTATGACTTGGCCTTCGACCAGGAATTACCGGCCACGCGCACTTACTTCAGCGTCGTCGCGGAGTTGCTGAAATCCACCGGTGAAACCGGCGACGGCGCCATTCGCCGCACCGGGCCGATCAATCCGATGCCATTTGAATTGAACGAGCGCCTTGATTATGCCGACCGTTCACTTTCAGTGATCGTGAATCAGTTGCTTGGCGATGAATTTGCCGTGGGCGCGAGTTATCGCATTGATCTGGCGAAACTCGACAACCAATTCCTGGGAACCGCCATCGCGAATCCGCAAACCAAAGCGACTTTGCAGCAAGTCAATCTCTACGCGCTCTTCAATCATCGCTGTGGATTTTTCAGCAAGGTCGAAGCCGTCTGGTCCGCGCAATCGAACTCGGGATACACGCCGGACATTCCGGGCGACGACTTCGTGCAGGTCAATGCCTTCGCTGGATACCGCCTCCCGCGCCGCCTTGCCGAGATGCAAGTGGGCGTGCTGAATATCGGCAATCGCGATTACAACCTCAACCCGCTCACCCTCTACACCGAACTGCCGCGGGAGCGCACGTTCGTGGCGGAATTCAAATTCAATTTCTAA